The following proteins come from a genomic window of Maniola jurtina chromosome 15, ilManJurt1.1, whole genome shotgun sequence:
- the LOC123872708 gene encoding acyl carrier protein, mitochondrial isoform X1, which translates to MAAVNFVRSAFNGLLRKSTTYNSATICRLSTVALQQKIPIKSIASAYNFEHTSNVVLNQRQYATGPVHKITESEIQDRVLKVCKAYDKLVSVQLSLDSHFMTDLGLDSLDHVEIIMAMEDEFGFEIPDGDAERLVRPRDIVQYIADKEDIYD; encoded by the exons ATGGCTGCTGTTAATTTTGTGCGAAGTGCTTTTAATGGTTTATTACGAAAATCCACGACATACAATTCCGCAACAATATGCAGACTATCCACAGTAGCTTTGCAACAAAAAATTCCCATTAAATCTATCGCCAGCGCTTATAATTTTGAGCACACATCGAATGTG GTACTAAACCAGCGACAATACGCCACCGGGCCAGTTCATAAGATAACAGAGTCGGAGATCCAAGACCGAGTGCTCAAAGTGTGCAAGGCTTACGACAAACTCGTTTCAGTACAG ttgTCCCTAGACTCACACTTTATGACTGACCTGGGGTTGGACTCGCTAGACCATGTAGAAATCATCATGGCGATGGAGGATGAATTTGGTTTCGAAATCCCAGACGGAGATGCAGAAAGACTTGTTAGACCTAGAGATATTGTTCAGTACATTGCTGATAAAGAAGACATTTATGATTGA
- the LOC123872708 gene encoding acyl carrier protein, mitochondrial isoform X2 produces the protein MAAVNFVRSAFNGLLRKSTTYNSATICRLSTVALQQKIPIKSIASAYNFEHTSNVVLNQRQYATGPVHKITESEIQDRVLKVCKAYDKLVSVQSRKIVRTYSHAPPITLDLLRQRVILVLQLYDKINPEKLSLDSHFMTDLGLDSLDHVEIIMAMEDEFGFEIPDGDAERLVRPRDIVQYIADKEDIYD, from the exons ATGGCTGCTGTTAATTTTGTGCGAAGTGCTTTTAATGGTTTATTACGAAAATCCACGACATACAATTCCGCAACAATATGCAGACTATCCACAGTAGCTTTGCAACAAAAAATTCCCATTAAATCTATCGCCAGCGCTTATAATTTTGAGCACACATCGAATGTG GTACTAAACCAGCGACAATACGCCACCGGGCCAGTTCATAAGATAACAGAGTCGGAGATCCAAGACCGAGTGCTCAAAGTGTGCAAGGCTTACGACAAACTCGTTTCAGTACAG agTCGGAAAATCGTTCGCACCTACAGCCACGCGCCCCCGATTACACTCGATCTTCTCAGGCAAAGAGTGATTCTAGTACTCCAACTTTATGACAAAATTAATCCTGAAAAG ttgTCCCTAGACTCACACTTTATGACTGACCTGGGGTTGGACTCGCTAGACCATGTAGAAATCATCATGGCGATGGAGGATGAATTTGGTTTCGAAATCCCAGACGGAGATGCAGAAAGACTTGTTAGACCTAGAGATATTGTTCAGTACATTGCTGATAAAGAAGACATTTATGATTGA